One genomic region from Conexibacter woesei DSM 14684 encodes:
- the sugE gene encoding quaternary ammonium compound efflux SMR transporter SugE → MAWIFLIVAGLLEVGWAIGLKYTEGFTKLAPTIPTVLAMILSLTLLSFAAKTLPIGTAYAIFVGIGAAGAAVLGIILFHEPAGAARIFFLMMLLASVVGLKLSSGH, encoded by the coding sequence GCTCGAAGTCGGCTGGGCGATCGGCCTGAAGTACACCGAGGGCTTCACGAAGCTCGCCCCGACGATCCCGACCGTCCTCGCGATGATCCTCAGCCTGACGCTGCTGTCGTTCGCGGCGAAGACGCTGCCGATCGGCACCGCGTACGCGATCTTCGTCGGGATCGGCGCGGCCGGCGCCGCCGTGCTCGGGATCATCCTCTTCCACGAGCCGGCGGGCGCAGCGCGGATCTTCTTCCTGATGATGCTGCTCGCCTCCGTCGTCGGGCTGAAGCTGTCGAGCGGGCACTAG